The sequence below is a genomic window from Geothermobacter hydrogeniphilus.
CCGCCTCCAACCTCGCCGTCGAACGCGACAACCGCATCAGCGCCGACAAGCGTCTCGATGCCGCCCGCAGCGCGCGGATGCTGATGGGCCTGCTGCAGAAGGGAACCAGAGCCCGCCGCATCATGACCCGCGCCGCTTTCGAGAATGCCCTCACCGTCGCCTGGGCGCTGGGCGGCTCGACCAACGCCGTGCTCCACCTGCTGGCTCTGGCACACGAGGCCGACGTCGAACTCGATCTCGACGCCATCGCCCGCGTCACCGGAAAAGTCCCGCTGCTCGGCAACTTCAAACCCTTCGGCCGCTACCTGATGAACGACCTGCACCGCATCGGCGGCGTGCCGATGGTGATGAAGACCCTGCTCGACGCCGGCTTCCTGCACGGCGACTGCCTGACCGTCACCGGTCTCAGCATCGCCGACAATCTTGCCGACACGCCCACCTGCCCTGAGGGACAGGACATCCTCTATCCGCCCGAGGCCCCCTACGCTCCACCGGGGCAGCACATCCGTATCCTGCGCGGCAACCTCGCCCCGGAAGGCTGCGTACTCAAATTGAGCGGCAGGAAGCCGGGCAGCTTCAGCGGCCCGGCGCGGGTCTTCGAACGGGAAGAAGACGCCCTGCAGGCAATCCTGAAAGGCGAGATCAACCGCGGGGACGTGATGGTGATCCGCTACGAGGGGCCGAAGGGTGGTCCCGGCATGCGCGAGATGCTCTCCCCCTCGGCGGCACTGATGGGCGCGGGCCTGGGTACCGATGTCGCCCTGGTCACCGACGGCCGCTTTTCCGGCGGCACCCACGGCATCATGATCGGCCACGTCGCTCCCGAGGCGCAGGTCGGCGGCACCATTGCCCTGGTCAAGGAGAGAGACCCGATCGAAATCAACCTTGAAACAAACGAGTTAAACCTGCGGATTGATGGCCGTGAGCTGGAAAAACGGCGAGAGATCTGGCAGCCTCCCGGATCCCGCTACCCGCGCGGGGTGCTGGCCAAGTACGCCGGTCTGGTCTCCTCCGCTTCGGAAGGGGCGGTGACCAGTTGAGCAGGGGCCACAAGTGAAGAGGGCAGGGACCTGTCGGTCCCTGCCCTCTTCACTTGTGGTCGAAAAACTTCGGATCAGCTTTCAACTCCAAGGCCGTTTTCAAGCTTGAAACTGGCCAGCATTTCCTGCAACTGCGCCGCTTGACCCGATAATTCCTCGGCGGCGGCGGCCGAACTTTCAGCGCTGTTGGTATTCTTCTGCGTCACCTGGTCGATCTGGTTCAGCCCGGAGGTGATCTGGCTGATCCCCTGAGCCTGTTCGCTGCTCGCCTGGGCGATTTCGGCCACCAGGTCCGAGGCCTTGCTAATGCCGCTGACAATCTCCTCCAGCGAGGCTGACGTCCGGTCCGCGATTTCGGTTCCCCGTTCAGTCTTGGCCACCGTGGATTCAATCATCTCGGCCGTCTCGCGAGCGGCCCTGGCACTCCGCCCGGCCAGGTTGCGAACTTCCTCCGCCACGACCGCGAAGCCCTTGCCGGCGGTTCCGGCCCGCGCCGCTTCGACGGCAGCGTTGAGAGCCAGCAGGTTGGTCTGGAAAGCGATTTCGTCGATCACCTTGATGATATTGGAGATACTGCGTCCCGATTCGTTGATTTCGTCCATCGCCGCGACCATCTCCGTCATCTGCTCGGCGCCGCTCTCCGCCGCCTTGCGCGCCTGGCTGGAAAGATCGTTGGCGGCATTGGCATTTTCGGCATTCTGCTTGGTCTGGTTGGCGAGTTCCTGCATCGAGGCGTTGATTTCCTCCAGCGACGCGGCCGATTCGGTCGCGCCGTCCGAGAGCGCCTGGCTCGATCGGGAGACATCATTAGAGGCCATGGCGATTTCCCGCCCGGCGGTCTGCACCTGGCCCAGCAGCAGGTTCAGGCTGCGGTTGGCTTTCGCCAGCGGTTCCCGGATCAACCCCTTGGCCTTGAAAGTGAAATCGCCGGCGGCCAGGCGGTCAAACGCGGTCAGAATCTCATCCTGCAGACTGGCGGCGAAGGTATCCAGGGCCTTGCCGAGACGTCCGATTTCATCGTTGCGCTTCAGGTTCAGACGCCGATCGAGCTGGCCTGTCTGCATCCCTTCAAGCATGGCTACCACTGAACGGAGCGGATTGATGACCGCCCGTGATGAGAACAAACCGATCAGAACCGCGAAGGCCACCAGGGCGGCGAACATGGTGCCGCCCCCCATGAGCAGGATCCCCGCCAGCTGAGCATCGGCGGCGTCGAGGGAATGGATGATTTCAAAGGCGCCGTGAATCTCACCGACCTTCCAGTTTTCCATCTTGCTGCCGGTCGGATCGAGACCATCCTTGTTGCCCCAGAGGGTTTCCGCCGTGGCCGGATCGCCATGGCAATTCAGGCAGACCTCTGTCAGAACAACGGGCCGGAAATAGTGAACCGCATTGTTCTGCGAATCGATTTCAACATATTCCTTCTGCCCCTGCTTGAGAGCTTTCAGGGCCCTGGCCTCCAGCTCATCCGGCTGGTTTTTCGGGTTCCGCGGCTGAAACTTGGGAACCTTGAAGGTATAGCCGCCCTCCCGGGCCTTGCGCATGGCCGAGTTCCAGGCCGAAACAACCGGCACCGCGGCAAGTACTTTGTCCCGCTCTCCCGCTTCAGCATATTGCTTCACCATCCCGACATTGAAAAGCCCGAGAGACCATTTTTCCTCCATTTCCTGGCGGGCGGACTCCACGGTGCGCGCCAGCACACGCGACTGATCGATATACTCGTTCAGAACCCGGTCCTTTTCAGTCCGGTAGAACGCGACGAACAGACCACCGAGAATCACCGCCGGGATCAGAACCCCGCCGGCGATCAGCTTGAATCGCAGGGACACGGATTTCATCGTCAACCTCCAGTTGAGAAACTATCCACCTTCTCGACCCGGAGTCAGATTTGCTTTAGAAAAAAGCGTTTTTTGTCAAACTCGAATCGGTGAGCGTGCGGTTACGCGTTATAATTTCCGCAACCACCTGTCGACTGGAGTTCGTGATGCCTCAGGCCCCTCTCACCCAACCGATCCTGATCATCGAGGATGATCCCAACACCGCGGCACTGGTCGAAACCTACCTGCGGCGCGAAGGATTCACGACCCTCACCGCCAGTGGAGGGATCCGGGCACTGGAGTTGGCCCGCTCGTGCAAACCGGGCTTTGTCATCCTCGACATTATGCTGCCGGAAGTGGACGGCTGGGAGATCTGCCGGCGCCTGCGCCGGGAATCAGAGGTTCCCATCCTGATCCTGACCGCTCGCGAAGAGGAGATCGACCGGGTTCTCGGCCTCTCCCTCGGAGCCGACGACTACGTGGTCAAACCCTTCAGCCCGCGGGAACTGGTCGAACGGGTCCGGGCGATCCTGCGCCGAACTCAGGCCGGCAGGACGGAACAAAAGTCGGAACTCTGCCAGGGAAGGCTCTGTCTCGATCCGGAGCAGCACCGGGTCACCCTTGCGGGGAAAACCATTGATCTGACCGGCGCCGAATTCCGTCTGCTGCAGGTTCTGCTCGGGACTCCGGGCAGGGTCTTCTCGCGCGGAGAACTGCTGGAGAGACTCTATGACAACGGGGAGACGGTGGTCGAAAAGGTGATCGATGTCCACATCGGCAAACTTCGCCAGAAGCTCGGCGACCACGCCGCCGAGCCGGAGTTCATCGAAACGGTGCGCGGCTTCGGCTACCGGCTGAAATCCTGAATCGGAGGGTCCCTTGTCGGCGGATAATACAAGTCATTGCCCTGTTTGCACTTGCCAAAAATCACCAGCGAACCTATGGGTGCGCTTCAGATTTTTGGCAACCCCATCCAAGGCAAGCACTTGCACTCTCCATCCAACAGGGCCCCACCGATCCAGGAGAGCGGAGACCCCATGAAGCAGCGCCTGGTGTGGAAACTGCTGCTGATCAATCTGCCGGTGATCGGCGTGATCATGCTGGTTGTCTGGCTGGCCATCGACCAGCTGGCGGCCAACTACTTCATGGTGCTGATGGACAAGTACATGGTGGCGCCGACCGAAACCCACCAGGCCTTTCTGGACGCCATTCATCACTACCTGATCTGGGCCGGCCTCGCCGGTCTGGCCCTGGCCCTGCTGCTCAGTTACCTGCTGACCCGCCGGGTGCTGCGGCCGCTGGGACAGATGACCAGGATCAGCGGCGAAGTCGCCGCCGGCAACTTCGATGGCCGGGTCGCGGTCACCTCCGCCGACGAAATCGGACAGCTCGGCAGATCCTTCAACCGCATGGCCGACAACCTGCAGCAGCTTGAACGGCTGCGCCGCAACATGGTCAGCGACATCGCCCACGAACTGCGTACCCCGCTGACCAATCTGCGCGGCTACCTCGAAGCCCTCAGCGACGAGGTGGTGCCGCCGTCGAAGAAAACTTTTGTCATGCTGCAACAGGAGATTCTTCGTCTGGTCCACCTGGTCGAGGACCTGCAGCAGCTCTCCCGCGCCGATGCCGCCCGTGCCTACCTGAATCGTCGGCCGCTCTCCCTGCCGGAGGAGATCGGCCGCATGCTCGCCCTTTACCGGCCCCATTTCGAAACCCGCGCCCAGCGGGTGGAAACCGCTTTCGCGGCGGATGCCGTAACCGTCCATGCTGACCGCGACAAGCTGCTGCAGGCAATCCGCAACCTGGTCGACAACGCCTGCAAGTATGCTCCCGCCGGCAGCACCATCCACATCAGCGGTGAACGGCGAACCAACGACATCCGGGTGACCTTCACCAACAGCGGTCCGCCGATCCCTGCCGAATCCCTGCCGCTGCTGTTTCAGCGTTTCTACCGGGCCGATCCCTCCCGCTCCCGCGAGGCCGGTGGTGCCGGCATCGGCCTCGCCATCGTCAAGGAACTGATCGAAGCCCACGGCGGCCGGGTCGGTGCCGAGAGTTCCGAGGGTGAAAACCGCATCTGGTTTGAACTGCCGGACTGATCATGGTCAAGATTCCTTTCCGGATACCCGCAAAAAATAGTTGACACCAACAGTCATCAATGAATAAAATTCTCTCGCTATGGACATCATCAGAACAATCGACGAAATCGATCACAAAATACTGACCATTCTTCAGGAAAAGGCCAGAATCCCCAATGCCGAGGTTGCCCGGCAGGTCGGCATGGCACCTTCGGCGGTGCTGGAACGGATTCGCAAGCTGGAGGAACGGGGGATTATCGAGGGTTACGAAGTACGCCTCAATCCGCTTCCCTTCAAACAGGGGCTGGCGGCCTTCGTCCTGGTCGAAATCGACCGCAGCCGCGGCAACGGCAGCCTGGAGCAGCGTCTGGCCGAAGTGTCGGGGGTGCAGGAGGTTCACCAGATCGCCGGCGAGGACGGCTACCTGCTGAAAGTTCGCGCCGCCGACCCGAAAGCGCTCGGTCAATTACTGCGCGACCAGTTACTGACCATTCCCGGCGTCAAAGGAAGCCGTACCCAGGTGGTACTGAACACGGTCAAGGAGACGCGGCGGATCGAGCTGGAATAAATCGGAGGAGGCCACCAAGGCACCAAGAGCACCAAGAAATTCAAGAAAAATCTGTTTGGAGGCGTTACCGGCCATCATTCTCTTAAACCTTGCGCCTTCGAATTGACAGAACCATCCGGAGCTTGCCAACGGTCAACCCTTTTCGGATTTTGCTTTTTCTTGGTGTCCTTGGTGTCTTGGTGCCCTAAATGTTTGCAACAAGCCCCTGAAAACCTGCAGGAGATCTTTACCCATGCCCATGTCAAACGCATTCAAAGAGCGGCTCTTTCCCGACCTGGAACAGATCGCCGACCACTTCGGCACCCCGTTCCATATCTACGATGAGGCCGGCATCCTGGAGACCGGCCGCCAGCTCAAGGAAGCCTTCGCCGGAATCGACGGCTTCCAGGAATATTACGCGGTCAAGGCGCTGCCGAACCTGAAAATTCTTGAACTGATGAAACAGCTCGGCTTCGGCTTCGACTGCAGTTCGATTGCTGAACTGATCATGGCCCGCCAGGTCGGCGCCGAGCCGATGGAGATCATGTTCACCTCCAACAACACCGATCAGGAGGAGTTCGACGCGGCATTGAAGGATGGCGGCTGCATTCTCAATCTGGACGATATCTCGCTGATCGACAAGGTCCCGAATCCCTTCCCGGAACTGATCTGCTTCCGCTACAATCCGGGTCCGCGCCGTACCGGCAACATCATCATCGGCAACCCGGTCGAGGCCAAGTACGGCGTCACCCATGAGCAGGTGATCGAGGCCTACCGGCGCGCGCGACAGCGGGGCGCGAAACGCTTCGGACTGCACACCATGGTCGCCTCCAACGAACGCGACTACAGCTACATGGTCGAAACCGCCCGCATGCTGCTGGAAATCGCCGCACTGGTCGAATCCGAGCTCGACATCCGCTTTGAATTCCTCAATATCGGCGGCGGCTTCGGCATCCCCTACCGGCCCGAGGACAAAGAACTCGATATCCGCAGCATGAGCCGGGAGATCACCGAGCTGTTCAATACTTTCAAACGGGAGCATGGCTACGCGCCGCGCATGGTGATGGAGTCGGGTCGCTGGATGACCGGCCCGCACGGCGTACTGGTGACCCGCGCCATCAATCACAAGGATACCTACCGCAAATATGTCGGCGTTGACGCCTGCATGTCCAGCCTGATGCGCCCGGCACTCTACGAGGCCTACCACCATATCGACATACTCAACGGCGCGGACCGGCCGCACGAGGTCGTCGACGTGGTCGGTTCGCTGTGCGAAAACAACGACAAGTTCGCCGTCCAGCGGGAACTGCCTCGGGTCGAGGACGGGGATCTGCTGGTCATCCATGATACCGGCGCCCACGGCCACGCCATGGGTTTCCAGTACAACGGTCGGCTGCGGCCGCAGGAACTGCTGTTGCGCGGTGACGGCCGGGTGGAACTCATCCGGCGGGCGGAAACCCTGGAAGACTACTTCGCCACCCAGAACTTTAAGGCCGACAGTTTTACCCCCGCAAAGTAAATCCTCTCCACAACATCAGAACGCCCGCAAAAAGGCCGGTTCGAAATTTCGAACCGGCCTTTTCATCTGTTCCCGGACGGGATCAGGCGGGATGCGCCGACGGCAGAAAAAGCTGCTTCCAGCCACCCACCTGGCAGAGCCGGTTCAAGCTTCGTCCCACCAGGCGGCACCCGCCTCCGTCGGCCTCGGTCAGCTGCGCCTTCAGCAGCAGTTTTCCATGCCAGTCACGAACCTCGACAAGTCGCCCCTGGAAGGAAACTTCCGTGACCTTCCGGCCGCCGACCTCCAGCGGTATCGTCAGCACCAACGGTTGCCCCACCCGCAAGTCACTCCGCGACAGCCCCGCCTCGGTCAGAGCCAGGGTGATCGTCGGCGTTCCGCCGCAGACAAGACCGAACCAACCGACCCGCAACGAACGCGTCTCATCGGCAAGAACAACCTGCAATCGAGCCAGGGGCCGCTGTGGATCAAAGGGATTGCGACTTCCGATCGGAATCATGAAAACAACCTTTCCTGTACTGATTTCAGTTAACCAGACAGCGCTGAAATCGCAAGCGGGAAAAGTTTCTTGACAATCTTCATGGGTTTTATGAATATTAAATTACCGGAATTTAGAGGAGATTGCAGATGAAGCTTTCGACCAAAAGCCGCTATGGAGTACGCGCCCTTTTCGACATGGCCTATCATGGTGGCAACATGCCCTGTCAGATCAAGGACATATCGCGACGGCAGAAAATCTCGCCGCGCTACCTGGAACAAATCTTTCAGGAGCTGAAAAAAGGCGGATTGCTCAACAGCCGCAGAGGACCGCAGGGGGGATACACCCTGGCCAAAGCCCCTGACAAGATGACCGTCAAGGATATTATCGAAGCCGCCGAGGGTGAAGTTTTTCTGGTCGCCTGCACCGCCCGCGATAAAGCCTGCCGGAAAAACTGTGAATTTGACAACCAGTGTGTCACCCAGAAAATCTGGCAGGAAGCCAACAACCGGCTCAACGATTACTTCAGTTCCCTGAGCCTGCAGGATCTCTGCGAAATGGCCCGGGACATGGGACTGGAAAAAGAACTTGATCACCGTTTCATGTATTTCATCTGATGGAATCTGCAAACGGTCCCGCACAAACCCCTTCTCCCCGCAAACCGGAGGCTGACCATGCCTGTCGCCGTCAGTGAAAATCCCCTCGTCCAGATCGGCAACACCCCGCTGATACGCATCAGTTCTTCCTCTGCAGAAAACGGGGCCGCGATCTGGGGCAAGCTTGAGGCCGCCAATCCGGGCGGGAGCGTCAAGGACCGCATCGCCCTGGCGATGATTGAAAAAGCGGAAGCAGACGGTTGCCTCCAACCGGGCGCGACCATTGTCGAACCGACCAGCGGCAACACCGGCATCGGCCTTTCCCTGGTGGCGGCGGTCAAGGGCTACCGTCTGATCCTGACCATGCCCGACAGCATGAGCATCGAACGGCGGCGCCTGCTCGGCGCCTATGGCGCGGAACTGGTCCTGACTCCCGGCTCCAAGGGGATGCGGGGCGCGATTGACAAGGCCGAGGAGATCGCCCGGCAGAAAAAGTGCTTCATGCCCCAGCAGTTCAACAATCCCGCCAACCCGCTCGTTCACCGGCAGACCACCGGCCCGGAAATCATCCGTGCCTTAGATGGCGGACTCGACGCCTTCGTCGCCGGGGTCGGCACCGGCGGCACGATCACCGGAGTCGGCCACGCCCTGCGGGACCACGGGCTGAAACCGCTGATCGTGGCGGTCGAACCGGCCGACTCGCCGGTCCTCTCCGGCGGGGCCCCGGGACCACACAAGATCCAGGGCATCGGCGCCGGCTTCATTCCCGAGATCCTCGACCAACAGATTTACAGTGAAGTCATCCAGGTTAAAAATGAGGATGCCATTGCCACGGCCAGAAAGATGGCGCGTGAAACGGGGCTGTTCACCGGTATTTCCAGCGGCGCCAATGTCTTTGCCGCCACGCAGATCGCCCGTCGCCTCGGCCCCGGAAAGACTGTCGTGACAGTCCTCTGCGACACCGGGGAACGCTATCTCTCGACCGGGATTTTTGACTGATCCCGACCCTCACCCATCCCGATTCCGGCCATTGATGCCGCGCGGAAAGAATATGATCGAACAGAAATACCGTCAATTGCAGCAGATCCTGCGCGACCTCGAGTCCGTGGTTGTCGCCTTCTCCGGCGGCGTCGACTCGACCCTGCTGCTCAAGGTGGCCGTTGACACCCTCGGTTCCGACAAGGTGCTGGCCCTGACCGCGACCTCGCCGACCTATCCGCAGTTCGAATTTGAACAGGCCTGCCGCCTGGCCGCGGAGTTCGGCGCCCGGCAGGTGGTCATCGAAAGCAATGAGCTGGAGATCCCCGGGTTCGCCAAAAACGACCGTCGACGCTGTTACCACTGCAAGCACGAACTCTTCTCCCTGTGCCGCGCCAAGGCCCGTGAACTCGGCTTCCGGGCGATTCTCGACGGCTCCAATTGCGACGATCTGCAGGATCACCGTCCGGGACGCGAGGCCGCCGCCGAGCTTGAGGTCCGTTCCCCGCTGCTCGAAGCCGGTTTCGGCAAGGACGACATCCGCCGACTGAGCCGTCAACTGGGGCTGGAAACCGCCGACAAACAGGCCTTTGCCTGTCTTTCATCGCGTTTTCCCTACGGCACCGAAATCACCCCTGAACGCCTGCGACAGATCGACTCCTGTGAAACCTTCCTGCGGGAACAGGGCATCCGCAACTACCGGGTCCGCTACCACGACAGCGTCGCCAGAATCGAGGTCGCGCCGCTGGAGATCGCCCGCTTTCTCGATGAGGATTTTCGCAGCCTGGTCGTCGACGCTTTCAAGAAAGCGGGTTTCACCTACGTGGCCCTCGACCTGCAGGGCTACCGAACCGGCAGCATGAACGAAGTCTGAGGTCGACAAGCGGGTGCCGGTTATGTATCTTGAATTGCTGCGAATCGACGCACTGTGATCGGAAGACAACCCGCGGGGGGGTAACAGGTTGCTTCCGCCTGAATGAAGCCTGAAGTCGTGACCTGATCGTCACTTCAGGACAGGAGGCGTTATGAACCGGGGTTCCGCTCTACTGGCAACAGCCTTTGCCGCCGGCCTGCTCGGCGGACTCTGCAACAGCCTGGCCCTCTGGCTGGCGGGGGACTGGGGCCTGACCGCCCTGCTCGGCGTCAAGATTGCTCCCCACCTGACACCCGCCTGGCTTTATCCCCGACTGGTCTGGGGCGGCATCTGGGGCCTGGTTTTCTACTTCACCATCGCCCGTCCCCGCGCCCGCAGACACTGGGTTCGCAAGGGACTCTGGATCAGTCTGCTGCCCAGTGCCGTCCAACTCTTCATCATCTTTCCCAATACCACGCATTTCGGCATGCTCGGCTTCGGCCTCGGCCAACTCACTCCGCTGGTGGTGCTGCTCGCCAACGCCGTCTGGGGCCTGTTCACCGGAGTTTTCACCCGCGCCCTCTGGGGACGTGGATGAGATTGCTCCTCTGCCTCTGCCTGCTGCTTCTGACCCTCCAGCCGGCCACGGCGGAAAACCTTCGCGGCAAAGTAACCTGGATCTACGACGGTGACACCCTCAAGGTCGCCGGGGTCGGCAAGGTCCGCCTGATCGGCATCGATGCCCCGGAACATGCGAATTCGGACCGCGACCGCTTCTACCGCCGCTGGAACATCCCCCCCGCGCGTCTCCGGAAAATTGCCGCCGCGGGCAAGCAGTTCCAGATCAGGACCGTTAAGGGCAAGATCGTCAGGCTGAAATTTGATCGGACAAAACGGGACAAGTACGGCCGCACCCTCGCCTACATCATCCTCCCCGGCGGCCGCATGCTCAACCGGGTGTTGCTCGAAAAGGGCTACGCGACCGTCTTCCGACGCTATGGTTTCAAACTGAAAAAAGATTTTCTTGAAGTGGAAGCTGCGGCCCGCAAGGCAGGGGTCGGGTTGTGGAGCAGGGATTGAAAATCTCCCGGCCTTGAACATGGCGTCTCCCGCCTGAAGGAGTGAGGCGTAGCGGAGCTACGTCGCAGCGACTGAGGACGGGAGCAACGCAGCAGACGGGCCCTTTTCAGCCGCCCTGCCACCACTGTTGAAGGCGGCTCAAAAGTGCCTGGATGCAAGGCGTCTCCCGACTGAAGAAGTGAGGCGTAGCGGAGCTACGTCGCAGCGACTGAGGGCGGGCGCAACGCAGCAGACGGGTGCTTTTCAGCCGCCCTGCTCCCGATAAACCATGGTTGCTCCCCAGGTCTGCTCCGTCGGCATCACCTCCAGCTGGTTGATGTTGACATGCTCCGGCAGGCCGGCACACCAGAAGACACACTCGGCGATATCCTCGGCGGTCAACGCCCGGGTGCCCTTGTAAACCCCGGCCGCTTTTTCATCATCCCCCTTGAACCTGACCTGCGAAAACTCGGTTTCGGCCATCCCCGGCTCGATGCAGGTGGCGCGCACCCCGGTACCATGCAGGTCGGTGCGCAGGTTGCGGGTGAACTGCTGCACGAAAGCCTTGGTGGCGCCGTAGACGTTGCCGCCGGCATAGGGCCAGGAACCGGCGATCGAACCGATGTTGATGACATGCCCGCGGCGGCGTTCGACCATACCGCCGAGCAGGGCCCGGGTGCAGTAGGCCAGGCCCTTGATATTGGTGTCGATCATCCGCTCCCAGTCGTCCAGGTCGACCTCCCAGGCCGGTTCCAGGCCGACCGCCAGCCCGGCGTTGTTGACCAGCACATCGACCGCGGCGAATTCGGTCGGCAGCGCCGCGACCACTGCTCTGACCGCCTCACTGTCGCGCACGTCGAGTTCGGCCAGATACACCGGGGCATCGCCCAGCTCGCTCTTGAGCGCCTGCAGCTTGTCCAGCCGCCGCGCGGCAAGCACCAGCCGATCCCCCGCCGCGGCAAAGCGCCGCGCACAGGCAGCCCCGAATCCGGCCGAGGCGCCGGTGATGAAAACAGTTCGCATGTTGAGTCCT
It includes:
- the ilvD gene encoding dihydroxy-acid dehydratase, whose amino-acid sequence is MKKRSSEITGTPGGADWAERTAARSMLRAVRFSDEDFEKPIIALAVPHTNGTPCNDHLRDLGDILQREIEAAGGKAIVFGTPVISDGISMGSEAMKYSLVSREVIADAIELMTEGYRVDGVLTLSGCDKTIPAALMPIARNDLIGLTLYGGSILPGLYGGEELNIVSSFEAIGAHAAGKIDDCRLKEIECHACPGAGSCGGMYTANTMASAIEALGMSIPGAASNLAVERDNRISADKRLDAARSARMLMGLLQKGTRARRIMTRAAFENALTVAWALGGSTNAVLHLLALAHEADVELDLDAIARVTGKVPLLGNFKPFGRYLMNDLHRIGGVPMVMKTLLDAGFLHGDCLTVTGLSIADNLADTPTCPEGQDILYPPEAPYAPPGQHIRILRGNLAPEGCVLKLSGRKPGSFSGPARVFEREEDALQAILKGEINRGDVMVIRYEGPKGGPGMREMLSPSAALMGAGLGTDVALVTDGRFSGGTHGIMIGHVAPEAQVGGTIALVKERDPIEINLETNELNLRIDGRELEKRREIWQPPGSRYPRGVLAKYAGLVSSASEGAVTS
- a CDS encoding methyl-accepting chemotaxis protein encodes the protein MKSVSLRFKLIAGGVLIPAVILGGLFVAFYRTEKDRVLNEYIDQSRVLARTVESARQEMEEKWSLGLFNVGMVKQYAEAGERDKVLAAVPVVSAWNSAMRKAREGGYTFKVPKFQPRNPKNQPDELEARALKALKQGQKEYVEIDSQNNAVHYFRPVVLTEVCLNCHGDPATAETLWGNKDGLDPTGSKMENWKVGEIHGAFEIIHSLDAADAQLAGILLMGGGTMFAALVAFAVLIGLFSSRAVINPLRSVVAMLEGMQTGQLDRRLNLKRNDEIGRLGKALDTFAASLQDEILTAFDRLAAGDFTFKAKGLIREPLAKANRSLNLLLGQVQTAGREIAMASNDVSRSSQALSDGATESAASLEEINASMQELANQTKQNAENANAANDLSSQARKAAESGAEQMTEMVAAMDEINESGRSISNIIKVIDEIAFQTNLLALNAAVEAARAGTAGKGFAVVAEEVRNLAGRSARAARETAEMIESTVAKTERGTEIADRTSASLEEIVSGISKASDLVAEIAQASSEQAQGISQITSGLNQIDQVTQKNTNSAESSAAAAEELSGQAAQLQEMLASFKLENGLGVES
- a CDS encoding response regulator transcription factor, translating into MPQAPLTQPILIIEDDPNTAALVETYLRREGFTTLTASGGIRALELARSCKPGFVILDIMLPEVDGWEICRRLRRESEVPILILTAREEEIDRVLGLSLGADDYVVKPFSPRELVERVRAILRRTQAGRTEQKSELCQGRLCLDPEQHRVTLAGKTIDLTGAEFRLLQVLLGTPGRVFSRGELLERLYDNGETVVEKVIDVHIGKLRQKLGDHAAEPEFIETVRGFGYRLKS
- a CDS encoding sensor histidine kinase; this encodes MKQRLVWKLLLINLPVIGVIMLVVWLAIDQLAANYFMVLMDKYMVAPTETHQAFLDAIHHYLIWAGLAGLALALLLSYLLTRRVLRPLGQMTRISGEVAAGNFDGRVAVTSADEIGQLGRSFNRMADNLQQLERLRRNMVSDIAHELRTPLTNLRGYLEALSDEVVPPSKKTFVMLQQEILRLVHLVEDLQQLSRADAARAYLNRRPLSLPEEIGRMLALYRPHFETRAQRVETAFAADAVTVHADRDKLLQAIRNLVDNACKYAPAGSTIHISGERRTNDIRVTFTNSGPPIPAESLPLLFQRFYRADPSRSREAGGAGIGLAIVKELIEAHGGRVGAESSEGENRIWFELPD
- a CDS encoding Lrp/AsnC family transcriptional regulator translates to MDIIRTIDEIDHKILTILQEKARIPNAEVARQVGMAPSAVLERIRKLEERGIIEGYEVRLNPLPFKQGLAAFVLVEIDRSRGNGSLEQRLAEVSGVQEVHQIAGEDGYLLKVRAADPKALGQLLRDQLLTIPGVKGSRTQVVLNTVKETRRIELE
- the lysA gene encoding diaminopimelate decarboxylase is translated as MPMSNAFKERLFPDLEQIADHFGTPFHIYDEAGILETGRQLKEAFAGIDGFQEYYAVKALPNLKILELMKQLGFGFDCSSIAELIMARQVGAEPMEIMFTSNNTDQEEFDAALKDGGCILNLDDISLIDKVPNPFPELICFRYNPGPRRTGNIIIGNPVEAKYGVTHEQVIEAYRRARQRGAKRFGLHTMVASNERDYSYMVETARMLLEIAALVESELDIRFEFLNIGGGFGIPYRPEDKELDIRSMSREITELFNTFKREHGYAPRMVMESGRWMTGPHGVLVTRAINHKDTYRKYVGVDACMSSLMRPALYEAYHHIDILNGADRPHEVVDVVGSLCENNDKFAVQRELPRVEDGDLLVIHDTGAHGHAMGFQYNGRLRPQELLLRGDGRVELIRRAETLEDYFATQNFKADSFTPAK
- a CDS encoding RrF2 family transcriptional regulator, yielding MKLSTKSRYGVRALFDMAYHGGNMPCQIKDISRRQKISPRYLEQIFQELKKGGLLNSRRGPQGGYTLAKAPDKMTVKDIIEAAEGEVFLVACTARDKACRKNCEFDNQCVTQKIWQEANNRLNDYFSSLSLQDLCEMARDMGLEKELDHRFMYFI
- the cysK gene encoding cysteine synthase A, producing the protein MPVAVSENPLVQIGNTPLIRISSSSAENGAAIWGKLEAANPGGSVKDRIALAMIEKAEADGCLQPGATIVEPTSGNTGIGLSLVAAVKGYRLILTMPDSMSIERRRLLGAYGAELVLTPGSKGMRGAIDKAEEIARQKKCFMPQQFNNPANPLVHRQTTGPEIIRALDGGLDAFVAGVGTGGTITGVGHALRDHGLKPLIVAVEPADSPVLSGGAPGPHKIQGIGAGFIPEILDQQIYSEVIQVKNEDAIATARKMARETGLFTGISSGANVFAATQIARRLGPGKTVVTVLCDTGERYLSTGIFD
- the larE gene encoding ATP-dependent sacrificial sulfur transferase LarE, encoding MIEQKYRQLQQILRDLESVVVAFSGGVDSTLLLKVAVDTLGSDKVLALTATSPTYPQFEFEQACRLAAEFGARQVVIESNELEIPGFAKNDRRRCYHCKHELFSLCRAKARELGFRAILDGSNCDDLQDHRPGREAAAELEVRSPLLEAGFGKDDIRRLSRQLGLETADKQAFACLSSRFPYGTEITPERLRQIDSCETFLREQGIRNYRVRYHDSVARIEVAPLEIARFLDEDFRSLVVDAFKKAGFTYVALDLQGYRTGSMNEV
- a CDS encoding thermonuclease family protein, coding for MRLLLCLCLLLLTLQPATAENLRGKVTWIYDGDTLKVAGVGKVRLIGIDAPEHANSDRDRFYRRWNIPPARLRKIAAAGKQFQIRTVKGKIVRLKFDRTKRDKYGRTLAYIILPGGRMLNRVLLEKGYATVFRRYGFKLKKDFLEVEAAARKAGVGLWSRD